From a region of the Sebastes umbrosus isolate fSebUmb1 chromosome 10, fSebUmb1.pri, whole genome shotgun sequence genome:
- the LOC119495202 gene encoding alpha-2A adrenergic receptor-like, which translates to MILIDCWEAQKSTAVWTISLTAQLILMGCLNFTGGNETLPGRHPYTVQTSVPLTILVGILILLTVFGNVMVVIAVITSRALRAPQNLFLVSLACADILVATSVMPFSLANELMGYWFFGKVWCEIYLALDVLFCTSSIVHLCAISLDRYWSVSRAIEYNLRRTPRRIKCTVFIVWVLAAIISFPPLITMKKDEGKEDRPECKINEEKWYIIFSSTASFFAPCVIMIMVYVRIYQIAKRRTRAPPGERQRGYDNPEDTKCGLDPLEGKDREGREVEEGDGGEINGLDPEEEPSSSDGNETILCSLKKKRGMRTTKVAQLKPGETSPKPEAQPCVRVSKWKGRQNRERRFTFVLAVVMGVFVLCWFPFFFTYTLTAVCDACCVPETLFKMFFWFGYCNSSLNPVIYTIFNNDFRRSFKKILCKRDRRGL; encoded by the coding sequence ATGATATTAATAGACTGCTGGGAAGCACAGAAAAGCACTGCTGTTTGGACAATATCACTGACAGCGCAGCTCATCCTGATGGGCTGTCTTAACTTCACCGGTGGTAATGAGACTTTGCCTGGCAGGCACCCTTATACTGTGCAGACCTCTGTGCCTTTAACGATCCTGGTGGGCATCCTCATCCTGCTCACCGTGTTTGGCAATGTCATGGTGGTAATCGCTGTGATCACGAGCCGAGCCCTGAGAGCACCTCAGAACTTGTTTTTAGTCTCTCTGGCGTGTGCGGACATCCTGGTTGCCACCTCTGTGATGCCTTTCTCTTTGGCGAACGAACTGATGGGTTACTGGTTCTTCGGTAAAGTGTGGTGTGAAATCTATCTGGCGTTGGATGTGCTCTTCTGCACCTCGTCCATCGTTCACCTGTGCGCCATCAGCCTGGACAGGTACTGGTCCGTCTCTCGTGCGATTGAGTACAACCTGAGAAGGACGCCGCGCAGGATTAAATGCACGGTCTTCATAGTTTGGGTGCTGGCGGCTATCATTTCATTCCCTCCGCTCATCACGATGAAAAAGGATGAGGGTAAAGAGGACAGACCTGAATGTAAAATAAACGAGGAGAAATGGTATATAATATTCTCCAGCACCGCCTCTTTCTTTGCGCCCTGCGTCATCATGATTATGGTGTATGTTCGAATATATCAGATTGCCAAGAGAAGAACGAGAGCCCCGCCGGGTGAGCGGCAGAGAGGATATGACAATCCAGAAGACACAAAATGTGGTTTGGACCCCCTGGAGGGAAAAGACagagaagggagggaggtggaAGAGGGGGACGGTGGAGAGATCAACGGGCTGGACCCGGAGGAAGAACCCTCCTCGTCTGATGGGAATGAAACCATCCTGTGTtccctgaagaagaagaggggtaTGAGAACAACCAAAGTGGCTCAGCTGAAGCCTGGAGAAACCTCTCCAAAGCCAGAGGCGCAGCCCTGCGTGAGAGTAAGCAAGTGGAAAGGGAGGCAGAACAGAGAGAGGCGCTTCACATTTGTTCTGGCCGTGGTCATGGGAGTGTTTGTTCTTTGCTGGTTCCCCTTTTTCTTCACATACACGCTCACCGCTGTGTGTGACGCCTGCTGTGTCCCAGAGACattgttcaaaatgtttttctggTTTGGTTACTGCAATAGCTCGCTAAATCCTGTTATATACACTATATTCAACAATGACTTCAGGAGGTCTTTTAAAAAGATCCTTTGTAAAAGGGACAGAAGAGGGTTATAG